The following proteins come from a genomic window of Mycolicibacterium rufum:
- a CDS encoding iron-containing alcohol dehydrogenase: MLKFHAPEIVFGIDSMAEAAHAALRLGALRPMLVTDPGLIEAGWADEMVDHLAEQGIAARMWHHLTPNPKDHEIAAGFDTYAEHGCDVLLAVGGGSVIDAAKGVAILAANGGDILDYEGVDKAEMPIPPLVVVPSTSGTGADVSQFCIVTDTTRNTKITILGRALVPDITVIDPRLLTTMPEWLNAATGLDALTHGIEAFVSLGHNQLTDHHALRAVQMVTDNLAATLERPQDMPARVLMAQAALEAGLAFTNAILGAAHAMSHQVGGLLDLPHGVVNGVLLPHVIRFNAEADPEPYKTIATFLGVAEAGAPAAEAALALADRIDRLARDVGVPRGLAQLGVSEDDLPRLAKTALADACMSTNPRPADERQMQALFRAAM; this comes from the coding sequence CTGCTGAAATTCCACGCCCCCGAGATCGTGTTCGGCATCGACTCCATGGCCGAGGCCGCCCACGCCGCGCTGCGGCTCGGCGCGCTGCGGCCGATGCTGGTCACCGACCCCGGGCTCATCGAGGCCGGCTGGGCCGATGAGATGGTCGACCACCTGGCCGAGCAGGGCATCGCGGCCCGGATGTGGCACCACCTCACACCCAACCCGAAAGACCACGAGATCGCCGCCGGGTTCGACACCTACGCCGAGCACGGCTGCGACGTCCTGCTGGCCGTCGGCGGCGGCTCGGTGATCGACGCGGCCAAGGGCGTGGCGATCCTCGCCGCCAACGGCGGGGACATCCTCGACTACGAGGGCGTCGACAAGGCGGAGATGCCGATCCCGCCGCTGGTCGTCGTGCCGTCCACGTCGGGAACCGGCGCCGACGTGTCGCAGTTCTGCATCGTCACCGACACCACCCGCAACACCAAGATCACCATCCTGGGGCGCGCGCTCGTCCCCGACATCACGGTCATCGACCCGCGGCTACTCACCACGATGCCCGAGTGGCTCAACGCCGCCACCGGTCTGGACGCGCTCACCCACGGCATCGAGGCGTTCGTCTCGCTGGGCCACAACCAACTCACCGACCACCACGCGCTGCGTGCCGTGCAGATGGTCACGGACAACCTGGCCGCCACCCTGGAGCGGCCGCAGGACATGCCCGCCCGGGTGCTGATGGCCCAGGCCGCGCTGGAGGCGGGGTTGGCGTTCACCAACGCGATCCTCGGCGCCGCCCACGCGATGAGCCATCAGGTGGGCGGCCTGCTCGATCTGCCGCACGGCGTGGTCAACGGCGTGCTGCTGCCGCACGTCATCCGCTTCAACGCCGAGGCGGACCCCGAGCCCTACAAGACCATCGCGACGTTCCTCGGGGTCGCCGAGGCGGGGGCGCCCGCCGCTGAGGCGGCCCTGGCGCTGGCCGATCGCATCGACCGGCTGGCCCGCGACGTCGGGGTGCCGCGCGGCCTGGCGCAACTCGGCGTGTCCGAGGACGACCTGCCCCGGCTGGCGAAGACGGCGCTGGCCGACGCCTGCATGAGCACCAATCCGCGCCCCGCCGACGAGAGGCAGATGCAGGCGCTGTTCCGGGCGGCGATGTGA
- a CDS encoding MadS family sensor histidine kinase, which produces MTAADAGPPDLARLTGLRSGKGRFYPELRLTAQRLDRVIAALDTISRALVQTIEGPENLVRAVAEAARATLDADWVLLALADGALPEASVRHLILDSAGVAYAFEGLHSAADPGASLPDAVLNRLNDILRGQLAQFRLPVIETQHAHVPIELNGTVIGAFAAWTPPHRTLDGTDAMVMRILAGQTAVALQNSALFTKSVTLLAQSEARNAELLATQRELGAAQRHQVLNSERHRIARELHDSVAQTVLSAGMQIEVCRSEIGPGAGELADRLDLAKDLTRSATEQLRSAIYALNQSDAERSGLAAMLGQLATVHMPEDLRVTLRVAGPSVELPSDVEHALLRIAGEALFNTAMHGHATRALVRLTYGDDAVALSIADDGTGDPDKLRLMLRMAEAADVDGRHRGLANMRARAAEHGGTFDVYRSRIGGVRVVARIPYVAERRAESLAESLGESRSS; this is translated from the coding sequence GTGACCGCCGCGGACGCCGGCCCTCCCGACCTCGCCCGGTTGACCGGCCTGCGCTCGGGCAAGGGTCGCTTCTATCCCGAATTACGGCTCACCGCACAGCGTTTGGACCGGGTGATCGCGGCGCTCGACACCATCTCCCGGGCGCTGGTGCAGACCATCGAGGGCCCGGAGAACCTGGTGCGCGCGGTCGCCGAGGCCGCGCGGGCCACCCTCGACGCGGACTGGGTGCTGCTGGCACTGGCCGACGGCGCGCTGCCCGAGGCCAGTGTGCGGCACCTCATCCTGGACTCGGCCGGTGTCGCCTACGCCTTCGAAGGACTCCACAGCGCGGCCGATCCCGGCGCGTCACTGCCCGACGCGGTGCTCAACCGCCTCAACGACATCCTGCGGGGCCAACTCGCGCAGTTCCGGCTGCCGGTGATCGAGACGCAGCACGCGCACGTGCCGATCGAACTGAACGGCACGGTGATCGGGGCGTTCGCGGCGTGGACGCCGCCGCACCGGACCCTCGACGGCACCGACGCCATGGTGATGCGCATCCTGGCCGGGCAGACGGCGGTCGCGTTGCAGAACTCGGCGCTGTTCACCAAATCGGTGACGCTGCTGGCCCAGTCCGAGGCCCGCAACGCCGAGCTGCTGGCCACCCAGCGCGAACTCGGTGCGGCACAACGCCATCAGGTGCTCAACTCCGAGCGGCACCGCATCGCCAGGGAACTGCACGACAGCGTCGCCCAGACCGTGCTGTCGGCCGGCATGCAGATCGAGGTGTGCCGCAGCGAGATCGGTCCGGGCGCAGGGGAGCTGGCCGACAGGCTGGACCTCGCGAAGGACCTCACCCGCTCGGCGACCGAACAGCTGCGCTCGGCGATCTACGCGCTCAACCAGTCCGACGCCGAACGTTCCGGGCTGGCCGCCATGCTCGGGCAGCTGGCCACCGTGCACATGCCCGAGGATCTGCGGGTGACGCTGCGGGTGGCGGGCCCGTCCGTGGAGCTGCCCAGCGATGTCGAGCACGCCTTGCTGCGGATCGCCGGGGAGGCGCTGTTCAACACCGCGATGCACGGCCACGCCACCCGAGCCCTGGTGCGGCTGACCTACGGTGACGACGCGGTGGCGTTGTCGATCGCCGACGACGGCACCGGGGACCCCGACAAGCTGCGGCTGATGCTGCGGATGGCCGAGGCCGCCGACGTCGACGGCCGGCACCGCGGGCTGGCCAACATGCGGGCCCGGGCCGCCGAACACGGTGGCACCTTCGACGTCTACCGCTCCCGCATCGGCGGGGTGCGGGTCGTGGCGCGCATCCCGTACGTCGCGGAACGCCGTGCGGAAAGCCTCGCAGAAAGCCTTGGAGAAAGCCGGAGTTCATGA
- a CDS encoding MadR family response regulator transcription factor, with protein MTPIRLVLVDDHAILRQGLRSVLERADDLVVVGEAASEAEAEAVVRATQPDVVLLDLKLSAGSEFEGLTLCAKLSAEYPALGLLVLTTFLDEDLVVRAVHAGARGYVVKDVDTTELVRAIRAISAGESAFDSRSAAAVVRSLSGRAEPRAQLTDREVEVLRLLAAGLSNNKIGEKLYISATTAKFHVSNIMRKLEVSRRAEAVYAASKRGLI; from the coding sequence ATGACACCCATCAGGCTCGTTCTCGTCGACGACCATGCCATCCTGCGCCAGGGCCTGCGTTCGGTGCTCGAACGCGCCGACGACCTCGTCGTCGTCGGGGAGGCGGCGTCGGAGGCCGAGGCCGAGGCCGTGGTGCGGGCCACCCAGCCTGACGTGGTGCTCCTGGACCTCAAGCTGTCGGCCGGCTCGGAGTTCGAGGGACTCACGTTGTGCGCCAAGCTGTCCGCGGAGTATCCGGCGCTCGGCCTGCTGGTGCTCACCACGTTCCTCGACGAGGACCTGGTGGTGCGTGCCGTGCACGCCGGCGCGCGGGGGTACGTGGTCAAGGACGTCGACACCACCGAACTGGTCCGGGCGATCCGAGCGATCTCGGCGGGAGAGAGCGCGTTCGACTCGCGCAGCGCCGCCGCGGTGGTGCGGTCCCTGTCGGGCCGCGCGGAGCCGCGCGCACAGCTCACCGACCGCGAGGTCGAGGTATTGCGATTGCTCGCGGCCGGGTTGTCCAACAACAAGATCGGCGAGAAGCTCTACATCTCCGCGACGACCGCGAAGTTCCACGTCAGCAACATCATGCGCAAACTCGAGGTCAGCAGGCGGGCCGAGGCGGTGTACGCGGCGAGCAAGCGGGGCCTGATCTAG
- the mftM gene encoding mycofactocin oligosaccharide methyltransferase MftM yields MQAALLDPLAPCPRGRWSGHGVQVTRRHGPHRPHPAVATVCTPRFCVHRRGAWLTVEHDLTPGELSDALTLLLTEHLVDTGVLRGQSEFELVFTGVVRSTVDGGLSSWLRFYRNSLAALEHGDAAFAPIHAEAAAQVRGPRLIDLGSCFGFFPLRMAALGHDVLATDLSPSAMGLLDRVSTRLCRPVATLACDATDVVLPDGSADTVTALHLIEHLPTDALHAVLDEALRLARRRVVVAVPFEEQPRDCYGHVQRFDLLRLQRLADELTGRHAGITAHTYAFHGGWLVLDR; encoded by the coding sequence ATGCAAGCAGCCCTGCTCGATCCGCTCGCCCCGTGCCCGCGCGGACGCTGGAGCGGCCACGGCGTCCAGGTCACCCGCCGGCACGGCCCGCACCGGCCGCACCCGGCCGTCGCGACCGTGTGCACCCCCCGGTTCTGTGTGCACCGGCGCGGCGCGTGGCTCACCGTGGAGCACGACCTGACGCCCGGTGAGCTGTCCGACGCGCTCACGCTGCTGCTGACCGAACACCTGGTCGACACCGGCGTACTGCGCGGGCAGTCCGAGTTCGAGCTCGTGTTCACCGGTGTGGTCCGCTCCACCGTCGACGGCGGGTTGTCCTCCTGGCTGCGGTTCTACCGCAACTCGCTGGCCGCTCTCGAGCACGGTGACGCGGCCTTCGCCCCGATCCACGCCGAGGCGGCCGCGCAGGTCCGCGGGCCGCGTCTGATCGATCTCGGCTCGTGCTTCGGGTTCTTCCCGCTGCGGATGGCCGCGCTCGGACACGACGTCCTGGCCACCGATCTGAGCCCCTCGGCGATGGGGCTGCTGGACCGGGTGAGTACCCGGCTGTGCCGCCCGGTGGCGACGCTGGCGTGCGATGCCACCGACGTCGTGTTGCCCGACGGCAGCGCCGACACCGTGACCGCGCTGCACCTGATCGAGCATCTGCCGACCGACGCGCTGCACGCGGTGCTCGACGAGGCGCTGCGGCTGGCCCGCCGCCGCGTCGTCGTCGCGGTGCCGTTCGAGGAGCAACCGCGGGACTGCTACGGCCACGTCCAGCGGTTCGACCTACTGCGGCTACAGCGGCTGGCCGACGAGCTGACAGGCCGGCATGCGGGAATCACCGCCCACACCTACGCCTTTCACGGCGGCTGGCTGGTGCTGGATCGCTAG